The genomic segment CCAATGAAGAAAGCTTGTCTTCAAGTTTTTCGTATCCGCGATCCAAGTGATAGATACGATTCACAACAGTTTCACCGCTAGCCACCAGGCCAGCAAGAACTAAGGAGGCACTGGCGCGAAGATCCGTCGCCATAACTGGAGCACCCGTCAGTTGACCTGGCTTTCCGCGAACCACAGCCACACGCGTTCTGGGCGTGATGTCAGCACCCAAACGAATCAGCTCTTGAACGTGCATGAAACGATTTTCAAAAACGGTTTCAGTAATAACGCTTGTTCCACGAGCGACGGTCATAAGCGCCATGAACTGCGCCTGAAGATCTGTCGCAAACAATGGATGAGGAGCCGTCGTGATATCCACGGCATTCCAGGAATCGGCTTTGAACACCGTCATAGAATCTTTGGTGGTTTCAATCTTAAAACCCGCTTCGCGCATTTTCAGAATCAACGTTTCCAAGTGAGCCGGTACGCATTTCTCAACCGTGACTTGACCGTGAGTGATCGCTCCCGCGATTAAAAGCGTTCCTGCCTCAATACGGTCAGGCATGATCGAGTGTTCAGCAGGATGAAGCTTATCGACGCCATCAATAACGATCACGCTCGTTCCATGGCCCGTGATCTTTGCTCCCATTTTAATAAGGTATTCTGCAAGATCGACGATTTCAGGTTCTTTCGCGGCATTTTCAAGGACTGTTCTTCCTTGCGCTAATGCTGCCGCCATCATGACGTTCTCGGTACCACCCACTGTCACTGTTTCAAATAAGAAGTTTGCGCCCTGCAAACGTTTTGCAGCCGCATGAACATAACCTTCTTTTTGCGTGATTTCCGCACCTAAAGCTTTGAAGCCTTCTAAGTGAAGATCAATAGGGCGGCTTCCAATAGCACAACCCCCAGGCTGAGACACCACGGCTTCGCCGTACTTCGCAAGAAGAGGGCCCATGCAAAGAAAACTTGCGCGCATTTTGCGAACAAGATCGTAGCTGGCTTCATAAGACTGAATGCGACTGACCTTAACGATAAACTTATCGCCATCCCATCGAGTTTGGCAGCCTAAGCTTTCCAGCAGGGCCGCTGTCGATTCGATATCTTTAAGCTTTGGCATATTCGAAAATACGTGTTCGCCTTCTGCCAATAGAGTTGAAAAAAGAATTGGAAGTGCCGCATTTTTTGCACCACTCGCAGAAACTGTACCTTGAAGAGGGCCATTGCCCACGACGACCATTTTATCCATGTGTTACTCCACGAATGACTCTATCATGACTTGCGAGGTCTTTGACGATATTGATTTCGTTAAATATTTTTAAGCTATCAAAATGCTCTTTCATCGCCGCACCTTGTGACATTCCCATTTCCATCAACATCAGTCCGGAAGGACTTAAGTGATTTCCATAGATTCGCGACCAGTTTTTCAAAAGAGCTAAACCATTTTCGTCTGCATAAAGAGCCGAATGAGGTTCAAACTTTTTAACATTTTCTTCCACCTGATTATCTTGATGCGCAATGTATGGAGGATTTGAGACCAACGCGTCGACTTTGTTTTTTCCTACAAAGTTGCTGTAGGTCGACATAAGCACATCTTCCTGAGCAGCGTCCGCATGCAAGAACTTCACGCGATCAGAAACACCCAAAGCTTCGGCATTTCTTGAAGCCACTTCTAAGGCTTTTTCCGAAAGATCCACAGCTAGCAACTTGGCTTGAGGATATTCTTTTAACAATGTCAACCCGACACAGCCCGAGCCACAACCTAAATCCATAAATCCTAACGAGGCTTCCTTATCTGGATTCCACGAAAGCACTTCTTCAACAATGTGCTCTGTTTCAGGTCGCGGAATCAAAACGGCCGGGGATACTTCGAAGCGGTATTTAAAGAAATCACGATAGCCAAGAATGTACGCCACAGGTTCGCCGGACGCCCGACGACGGACAAGCTCTCGCAGAATCACGAGCTCGTCATCTTTCATGGGTTGATCGAATTTGAGATAAAGCTGAATGCGCTCAAGTTTGAGTCCGTGAGCAAGTAAAAGCTCGGCATCAAGACGGGCCGTCTCGATTTTCTTGTCCTTAAAAAAGGCGGTGGTTTTATCAAGAATCTCTTTGAGCTTCATATATGCTCCAACATCTTACTCTGTTTTTAACAGAAGTGTTGGGGAAAATGTCATCCTTCGAAAATATCTATAAGGATTTCATTCTTGATGCAGGTAAACGGTGATTGCGATTCGATAAAAGGGACCCGGCAATAAGGATTATGGCTGGGTCGTTTGTCGCTTCAGGGCTTCCGCTTGGAAGTTGGCCACCAATGGATCAATCAAATACTCGAAGGAACCATTCATAACCTGATCCAACTGGTGGATGGTCAACCCGATACGGTGATCGGTGATACGTGTTTGCGGGAAGTTATAGGTGCGGATGCGCTCCGACCGATCGCCTGTCCCAATTTGCTCCAACCGAACATCAGAAGCTTCTTTACGAGCTTTTTCATCTTCGATCTGTTGAAGTTTTGCATAGAGGATCTGGAAGGCGCGTTCACGGTTTGACGACTGTGACTTACCCTCTTGGCACTTTACATCGATACCGGTAGGAAGATGCACGATACGAACCGCCGATTCAGTTCTGTTGACGGACTGACCGCCGGCCCCTTGCGAACGCATGGTTTCAATACGCACGTCTGACATCGGAATCTTGATTTCAGTGACTTCCACTTCTGGAATGACCGCGACTGTGACCGTCGACGTATGAATACGTCCCGCAGCCTCAGTTTTTGGTACCCGCTGAACGCGATGAACGCCTGATTCGTACTTCAACTTGCTGAAAACGGATTCGCCCGTGATGGACGCGATGATTTCTTTGGCGCCGCCGGCATTACCTTCGGAATAAGAAAGCATTTCGACTTTCCAACCTTGCGTGGAAGCATAGTGAGCATACCCGCGGAAAAGTTCGTCAGCAAAAAGAGCCGCCTCATCACCGCCAGCTCCGGCGCGGATCTCGAGGATGATATTTTTATCATCATTCGGATCTTTCGGAATC from the Bdellovibrio sp. ArHS genome contains:
- the murA gene encoding UDP-N-acetylglucosamine 1-carboxyvinyltransferase — its product is MDKMVVVGNGPLQGTVSASGAKNAALPILFSTLLAEGEHVFSNMPKLKDIESTAALLESLGCQTRWDGDKFIVKVSRIQSYEASYDLVRKMRASFLCMGPLLAKYGEAVVSQPGGCAIGSRPIDLHLEGFKALGAEITQKEGYVHAAAKRLQGANFLFETVTVGGTENVMMAAALAQGRTVLENAAKEPEIVDLAEYLIKMGAKITGHGTSVIVIDGVDKLHPAEHSIMPDRIEAGTLLIAGAITHGQVTVEKCVPAHLETLILKMREAGFKIETTKDSMTVFKADSWNAVDITTAPHPLFATDLQAQFMALMTVARGTSVITETVFENRFMHVQELIRLGADITPRTRVAVVRGKPGQLTGAPVMATDLRASASLVLAGLVASGETVVNRIYHLDRGYEKLEDKLSSLGAKIRRIE
- the prmC gene encoding peptide chain release factor N(5)-glutamine methyltransferase codes for the protein MKLKEILDKTTAFFKDKKIETARLDAELLLAHGLKLERIQLYLKFDQPMKDDELVILRELVRRRASGEPVAYILGYRDFFKYRFEVSPAVLIPRPETEHIVEEVLSWNPDKEASLGFMDLGCGSGCVGLTLLKEYPQAKLLAVDLSEKALEVASRNAEALGVSDRVKFLHADAAQEDVLMSTYSNFVGKNKVDALVSNPPYIAHQDNQVEENVKKFEPHSALYADENGLALLKNWSRIYGNHLSPSGLMLMEMGMSQGAAMKEHFDSLKIFNEINIVKDLASHDRVIRGVTHG
- the prfA gene encoding peptide chain release factor 1 — translated: MFSKLNEVESRYEEVNMALQRPDIASNQTQYRALMKELGNLEKIVLVYRDFKKKTENLKASKELLTAEQDAEMREMIREEVKELEAALPELEHQLKILLIPKDPNDDKNIILEIRAGAGGDEAALFADELFRGYAHYASTQGWKVEMLSYSEGNAGGAKEIIASITGESVFSKLKYESGVHRVQRVPKTEAAGRIHTSTVTVAVIPEVEVTEIKIPMSDVRIETMRSQGAGGQSVNRTESAVRIVHLPTGIDVKCQEGKSQSSNRERAFQILYAKLQQIEDEKARKEASDVRLEQIGTGDRSERIRTYNFPQTRITDHRIGLTIHQLDQVMNGSFEYLIDPLVANFQAEALKRQTTQP